A region from the Pontixanthobacter aestiaquae genome encodes:
- the metC gene encoding cystathionine beta-lyase — translation MSDSDNDKGLGTRLVGAGRRREWTGPVVNPPVWRASTHFYEDCADLKAGHPNEDGQFHYGTRGAPTQWALADALTELEPGAFGTMLYPSGLAALSHSLLAVLKHGDVLLMTDNAYDPSRALANTVLKNMGVETRFFDPLDLDGYAELFCERTKAVLLESPGSLTIEVCDIPALAEIARTNGAVSLIDNTWASSLGFPALEHGCDISITALTKHAGGHADVLMGSASAGEKLYRKLRISAQRLGTVVSPDDTALVLRGVRTMELRLQRTTESALVIAKWLQTRTEVSRVLCPMLPGAPGHDLWKRDFSGGCGLFSFTLANADAEARARLVDSLKLFDIGYSWGGYESLAIPFDPAKNRSASAWPPAEWGTGEHLGVRLAIGLEDPKDLIADLELGFAVMENS, via the coding sequence ATGAGCGACAGCGATAACGACAAAGGCCTCGGCACACGCCTCGTTGGTGCTGGTCGCCGCCGCGAATGGACAGGCCCCGTTGTAAATCCGCCGGTTTGGCGCGCCAGCACGCATTTCTACGAAGATTGCGCAGATTTGAAAGCCGGTCATCCCAATGAGGACGGCCAATTTCACTACGGTACACGCGGAGCGCCGACCCAATGGGCTTTGGCCGATGCGCTGACCGAGTTGGAGCCCGGCGCATTCGGGACGATGCTGTATCCTAGCGGACTGGCTGCATTGTCACATTCGCTGCTGGCGGTCCTGAAGCATGGCGATGTCCTGTTGATGACCGACAACGCCTATGATCCCAGCCGCGCACTCGCAAATACGGTTCTGAAGAATATGGGCGTAGAGACGCGCTTCTTCGATCCGCTCGATCTGGACGGCTATGCGGAACTGTTTTGTGAGCGGACCAAGGCAGTGCTGCTCGAAAGCCCCGGCAGCCTGACTATAGAAGTGTGCGACATCCCTGCGCTGGCAGAGATTGCCCGCACAAATGGCGCAGTCAGCCTGATCGACAACACTTGGGCGAGCTCGCTTGGTTTTCCCGCGCTGGAGCATGGCTGCGATATATCGATTACTGCACTGACAAAACACGCCGGCGGTCATGCCGATGTGCTGATGGGCAGCGCCTCTGCGGGCGAGAAGCTGTATCGTAAACTGCGTATTTCCGCGCAGCGGCTTGGCACGGTCGTGTCACCCGATGATACGGCGCTGGTTTTGCGCGGTGTACGAACGATGGAGCTGCGGCTGCAACGGACCACCGAAAGTGCTCTTGTAATCGCAAAGTGGCTGCAAACCCGCACCGAAGTGTCGCGCGTTCTGTGCCCGATGCTGCCCGGAGCACCCGGTCACGATTTATGGAAGCGCGATTTCTCCGGCGGATGCGGATTGTTCAGCTTTACCCTCGCCAATGCCGACGCTGAAGCCCGCGCGCGATTGGTCGATTCGCTAAAACTGTTCGATATCGGCTATAGCTGGGGTGGGTATGAAAGCCTCGCCATTCCGTTCGATCCAGCCAAGAACCGGTCGGCATCCGCATGGCCACCCGCCGAATGGGGCACTGGCGAACATCTCGGCGTTCGGCTAGCGATTGGGCTGGAAGACCCCAAAGACCTGATTGCCGATCTGGAACTGGGCTTTGCCGTGATGGAGAATTCATGA
- a CDS encoding sulfurtransferase, whose product MDILVSSEWLSDAFGATDLVILDASAHLPAAERDPEAEFAHEHIKNARYLGLPTLKDPDSPVPAALPTAKQFSKRLSELGVVATDRVVLYDDSALRTACRAYFIFKIFGFENVAVLDGGLAKWKAEGLPTQSGAAKISSSAYSAAQDDRTNVRSKADMLANCETCAEQVVDARDAGRFTAEIEDAVHGLAGGHIPGARNLHFAQLLRDDGTFKDPEELRAVVDASGLDWDRPITASCGSGVTASVVLFALELLGHPDTALYDGSWGEWGTDPDTPKETGPAQ is encoded by the coding sequence ATGGATATTCTGGTTTCAAGCGAATGGTTGTCCGATGCGTTCGGTGCAACCGACCTGGTCATTCTGGACGCGTCTGCGCATTTACCCGCAGCAGAACGCGATCCGGAGGCGGAATTCGCGCACGAGCATATCAAGAACGCCCGCTATCTCGGCCTGCCGACGCTGAAGGACCCGGACTCGCCCGTCCCAGCAGCACTGCCCACTGCAAAGCAGTTTTCAAAGCGCCTTAGCGAATTAGGCGTGGTCGCGACCGACCGCGTGGTGCTGTATGATGATAGCGCTCTGCGCACAGCCTGCCGCGCTTATTTCATTTTCAAGATCTTCGGGTTCGAAAATGTCGCGGTGCTCGATGGCGGCCTCGCCAAGTGGAAAGCCGAAGGCCTACCAACTCAAAGCGGCGCTGCGAAAATATCCTCTTCCGCCTATTCCGCAGCGCAGGATGACCGCACCAATGTGCGCAGCAAAGCCGATATGCTCGCCAATTGCGAAACTTGCGCAGAACAAGTGGTCGATGCGCGCGATGCAGGCCGCTTTACTGCAGAGATCGAGGATGCCGTCCACGGTCTTGCCGGTGGTCACATCCCTGGCGCACGCAATCTGCACTTTGCTCAATTGCTGCGCGATGACGGGACATTCAAAGACCCGGAAGAACTGCGAGCAGTGGTCGATGCATCAGGTCTCGATTGGGACCGCCCGATCACCGCAAGCTGCGGCAGCGGCGTGACCGCCTCTGTTGTGTTGTTCGCACTGGAATTGCTCGGCCACCCCGATACCGCGCTATATGATGGCAGCTGGGGCGAATGGGGCACCGACCCTGATACACCCAAGGAAACAGGGCCTGCGCAATGA
- the queF gene encoding preQ(1) synthase, whose product MSDTVSNDSSPQFLGQQTPLPASPEEAVLDYVPNPRPGALYLTRFAAPEFTSLCPVTGQPDFAHLVLDYAPGETIVESKSLKLFLGSFRNHNGFHEDVTVGIGQRLAEEMKPRWLRIGGYWYPRGGIPIDVFWQTGAPPEGLWVPDQGVQGYRGRG is encoded by the coding sequence ATGAGTGACACAGTTTCAAATGATTCCAGCCCGCAATTTCTAGGCCAGCAAACGCCGCTTCCTGCATCACCTGAGGAGGCGGTGCTCGATTACGTGCCCAATCCGCGTCCGGGAGCGCTATATTTGACACGGTTCGCTGCACCCGAATTTACGTCTTTATGCCCCGTGACCGGGCAGCCCGATTTTGCGCATCTGGTGCTGGATTATGCGCCGGGCGAGACGATTGTGGAATCAAAGAGCCTTAAGCTGTTCCTCGGCAGTTTCCGCAATCACAACGGGTTCCATGAGGATGTAACGGTTGGCATTGGCCAGCGGCTGGCGGAGGAAATGAAGCCGCGCTGGTTGCGCATCGGTGGCTATTGGTATCCGCGCGGCGGAATCCCGATTGACGTATTCTGGCAAACCGGCGCGCCGCCGGAAGGACTGTGGGTGCCCGATCAGGGTGTGCAGGGGTATCGCGGACGGGGCTGA
- a CDS encoding replication-associated recombination protein A, giving the protein MTDLFADDIPPLPARDQPREDSPLADRLRPRALDEVVGQDHLTGADGAIGRMVAAGKLSSMILWGPPGTGKTTTARLLADAVGMRFEAISAVFSGVADLKKAFTAADKAADAGQRTLLFVDEIHRFNRAQQDGFLPFVERGTVTLVGATTENPSFALNAALLSRAQVLILQRLDQDALFTLLSRAEELEGTLPLTGEAKDALVASADGDGRFLLNQAETLYAANIREPLDPAGLGKFLQRRVAVYDKDRDGHYNLISALHKSLRGSDPQAALYYMARMLTAGEEPLYVLRRLVRFASEDIGLADPQALTQCLAAKDAYEFLGSPEGELAIVQACLYLATAPKSNAAYAAQKASFKAAKETGSLMPPQNILNAPTKLMKDIGYGKDYAYDHNAEDGFSGDNYWPEEMEPQTYYEPVERGFERKVRERMEWWDRKRQELRGE; this is encoded by the coding sequence ATGACTGACCTGTTTGCCGATGACATCCCGCCACTGCCTGCGCGCGACCAGCCGAGAGAGGATTCGCCGTTGGCTGATCGGCTACGCCCGCGCGCATTGGATGAAGTTGTCGGGCAGGATCATCTGACCGGCGCAGACGGCGCAATCGGCCGGATGGTCGCAGCGGGCAAACTATCCTCGATGATCTTGTGGGGTCCGCCGGGCACCGGAAAGACCACTACGGCACGCCTGCTGGCCGATGCAGTGGGTATGCGGTTTGAAGCGATCAGCGCAGTATTCTCTGGCGTCGCTGACCTCAAGAAAGCCTTCACCGCAGCCGACAAAGCCGCCGATGCGGGACAACGCACACTGCTATTCGTGGACGAAATTCACCGCTTCAACCGGGCACAGCAAGATGGCTTTCTGCCCTTTGTCGAGCGCGGCACAGTGACGCTGGTTGGCGCGACAACCGAGAACCCCAGCTTTGCGCTGAACGCCGCGCTCCTTAGCCGCGCACAAGTCCTCATCCTGCAACGGCTCGATCAGGATGCACTGTTTACACTTCTGTCCCGCGCAGAGGAACTAGAGGGCACCCTCCCTCTCACAGGCGAAGCCAAAGACGCATTGGTCGCATCAGCCGATGGTGACGGGCGCTTCCTGCTCAACCAGGCGGAAACGTTATACGCCGCCAATATTCGCGAGCCGCTTGATCCGGCTGGCCTTGGCAAATTCCTCCAGCGCCGCGTTGCCGTCTATGACAAGGATCGTGACGGACATTACAATCTTATCAGCGCGCTGCACAAAAGCCTGCGCGGATCAGACCCGCAGGCCGCGCTTTACTACATGGCGCGGATGCTGACGGCAGGCGAAGAGCCGCTTTACGTCCTGCGCCGACTGGTGCGCTTTGCCAGCGAGGATATCGGCCTCGCCGATCCGCAGGCACTCACCCAATGTCTTGCAGCCAAAGATGCCTATGAATTTCTGGGGAGTCCGGAGGGCGAGCTGGCGATTGTGCAGGCCTGCCTCTATCTAGCGACCGCGCCGAAATCGAACGCCGCCTACGCCGCGCAAAAGGCTTCGTTCAAAGCCGCCAAGGAAACCGGCAGTCTGATGCCGCCACAAAACATCCTCAACGCGCCGACCAAATTGATGAAGGATATCGGCTACGGCAAGGATTACGCGTACGATCACAACGCCGAAGACGGCTTCTCCGGGGACAATTACTGGCCGGAGGAAATGGAACCGCAGACCTATTACGAACCGGTCGAGCGCGGCTTTGAACGTAAAGTGCGCGAGCGGATGGAATGGTGGGACCGCAAGCGGCAGGAACTGCGCGGCGAATGA
- a CDS encoding PadR family transcriptional regulator, translating into MRKMRRRGFPIEAMFASGSWGNWGGDFGRAFGSGGQFGGGGRGHRRKRRMFGTGELRLTLLMLIGAEPRHGYELIKAIGEMTGGAYEPSPGAVYPTLQMLADEGVITEAKPKKGDEAKKAFEITQSGKEELADRENEVAKIVEKLTAMSGNEERNRAPELFRAMGNLAGVLKNKYRTGGFDAADIEEMVDIIDDAAKRIERL; encoded by the coding sequence ATGAGAAAGATGCGTCGCCGCGGGTTCCCGATTGAGGCCATGTTCGCTTCCGGCAGTTGGGGCAATTGGGGTGGCGATTTCGGCCGAGCCTTTGGAAGCGGAGGCCAGTTCGGTGGCGGTGGTCGCGGCCATCGCCGCAAACGCCGGATGTTCGGTACTGGCGAGCTTCGCCTGACACTTTTAATGCTGATCGGCGCCGAACCGCGCCATGGGTATGAGCTGATCAAGGCCATCGGCGAAATGACCGGCGGGGCCTACGAGCCCAGCCCGGGTGCAGTCTATCCAACGCTGCAAATGCTGGCGGATGAAGGTGTGATCACAGAAGCGAAGCCGAAAAAGGGTGACGAGGCCAAGAAAGCCTTCGAGATCACGCAATCGGGCAAGGAAGAGCTGGCCGACCGTGAGAATGAAGTCGCCAAAATCGTCGAGAAGCTGACCGCAATGTCGGGCAATGAAGAACGCAACCGCGCGCCTGAACTGTTCCGGGCGATGGGCAACCTCGCTGGTGTGCTCAAAAACAAATATCGCACCGGCGGATTTGATGCAGCCGATATCGAAGAGATGGTCGATATTATAGACGATGCCGCCAAGCGGATCGAACGGCTTTAG
- a CDS encoding glycosyltransferase family 4 protein: MQTSDLRIALFSGNYNYVRDGANQALNRLVEYLLRQGAKVRVYAPTIDEPAFEPQGDLVSLPSVAIPGRSEFRFPLGLPDAVKNDIEAFNPNILHVSSPDVSAHRAVSWARDKHLPILASVHTRFETYPRYYGLGFTEPWLEAMLRRFYQRCDGLVAPSESQIETLREQEMHHDISIWSRGVDRTIFASEKRDLAWRRSLGIEDDDVAIVFLGRLVMEKGLDIFAETIVQLRKRQIPHKVLVIGEGPAQKWFEKALPGGIFAGFQTGPDLGRALASGDIFFNPSITETFGNVTLEAMACGLPVVAAGATGAASLVLDGETGTLVPPTGAEAFAEALARYCTDDGLRAQQGAAGEKRSLEYSWDAINQAVADTYIRLIEARQK, from the coding sequence ATGCAGACGTCAGACCTTCGTATCGCCCTGTTTAGCGGCAATTATAACTATGTCCGTGATGGCGCGAATCAGGCCCTGAACCGGCTGGTCGAGTATTTGCTGCGGCAAGGCGCGAAAGTGCGCGTTTATGCGCCTACCATCGACGAACCGGCCTTTGAACCACAAGGCGATCTGGTCAGCCTGCCATCGGTCGCGATTCCCGGACGGAGCGAGTTCCGCTTCCCGCTTGGCCTGCCTGATGCGGTCAAGAACGATATCGAAGCGTTCAATCCAAACATCCTGCATGTGTCTTCGCCCGACGTCTCGGCGCACCGCGCCGTTAGTTGGGCACGCGACAAACACTTGCCAATCCTAGCGTCGGTCCACACGCGGTTTGAAACCTATCCGCGCTATTACGGGCTCGGCTTTACCGAACCATGGCTGGAGGCGATGCTCCGCCGCTTTTACCAACGCTGCGACGGGTTGGTCGCGCCGTCGGAAAGCCAGATCGAAACTTTGCGCGAACAGGAAATGCATCACGATATCAGCATCTGGTCACGCGGCGTGGACCGGACGATATTCGCGTCCGAGAAACGCGACCTTGCATGGCGCCGTTCGCTCGGTATCGAAGACGACGATGTCGCGATCGTGTTCCTTGGCCGGTTGGTGATGGAGAAAGGGCTCGACATTTTTGCCGAGACCATTGTTCAACTGCGCAAACGCCAGATCCCGCACAAGGTGCTGGTCATCGGCGAAGGCCCGGCGCAGAAATGGTTCGAAAAGGCTCTACCAGGCGGTATCTTTGCAGGGTTCCAGACGGGCCCTGATCTAGGCCGCGCGCTGGCCAGTGGTGATATCTTTTTCAACCCGTCGATCACCGAAACGTTCGGCAATGTGACATTGGAAGCGATGGCGTGTGGCCTACCCGTGGTGGCAGCCGGCGCGACCGGCGCGGCAAGTCTGGTTCTGGATGGGGAAACCGGCACGCTGGTCCCGCCAACAGGCGCTGAAGCCTTTGCAGAAGCGCTTGCCCGCTATTGCACCGACGACGGCCTACGCGCGCAGCAAGGCGCCGCGGGTGAAAAACGCAGCCTCGAATATAGCTGGGACGCGATCAACCAAGCGGTGGCCGATACCTATATCCGCCTGATCGAAGCTCGTCAGAAATAA
- a CDS encoding phosphoserine transaminase gives MTDVTHQGAPARPSMPALKPERPFFSSGPTAKFKGWSASNLETKALGRSHRSAVGKARLKYAIDLTRELLGVPDDYLVGIMPGSDTGALECAMWTMLGARPATVAAWESFGNVWIQDAVKQLKLKDLTVLDADYGEIPDLASIPQDNDVVFTWNGTTSGAKIKNTDWLADDREGITINDATSAIFAQEMDWAKLDATTFSWQKVMGSEAQHGMLILSPKAVARIESYDPEWPLPKLFRLKKGDKINRAIFEGATINTPSLLATEDYILALEWAKSLGGRQAMFDRADANAKIVTDWIEATPWLRNMVSDPEQRTNTGVCFVLQGEYYDSLSPEDQAAVPKKIAAKLDELDVGYDFNGYRDAPPSLRIWCGGTIEEEDLRRLLPWIEWAYAELQSQ, from the coding sequence ATGACTGACGTAACCCACCAGGGCGCGCCTGCGCGCCCGTCTATGCCGGCGCTGAAGCCAGAGCGTCCTTTCTTTTCGTCTGGACCAACTGCCAAATTCAAAGGCTGGTCGGCGAGCAATCTTGAAACCAAAGCTCTCGGGCGTTCGCACCGTTCTGCCGTCGGCAAGGCGCGGCTGAAATATGCCATCGACCTGACTCGCGAATTATTGGGCGTGCCCGATGATTACCTCGTCGGCATCATGCCGGGTTCGGATACCGGCGCTCTCGAATGCGCGATGTGGACGATGCTGGGCGCCCGCCCCGCGACCGTCGCGGCGTGGGAAAGCTTCGGCAATGTGTGGATTCAGGACGCAGTCAAGCAACTGAAGCTGAAAGACCTGACAGTCCTCGACGCCGATTACGGCGAAATCCCCGATCTGGCGAGCATTCCGCAGGACAATGATGTTGTCTTCACATGGAATGGCACAACATCAGGCGCGAAGATCAAGAACACCGACTGGCTCGCGGATGACCGCGAAGGCATCACCATCAACGATGCGACCAGCGCGATTTTTGCTCAGGAGATGGATTGGGCGAAGCTCGATGCCACGACTTTTAGCTGGCAGAAAGTGATGGGCTCGGAGGCGCAGCACGGGATGCTGATCCTCAGCCCCAAGGCGGTTGCGCGGATCGAAAGCTACGATCCCGAATGGCCTCTGCCGAAGCTGTTTCGCCTCAAAAAAGGCGACAAAATCAATCGCGCAATTTTTGAAGGTGCGACGATCAACACGCCCAGCCTGCTGGCGACTGAGGATTACATCCTTGCTCTCGAATGGGCGAAATCGCTCGGCGGACGTCAGGCGATGTTCGACCGCGCCGATGCCAATGCGAAGATCGTGACTGACTGGATCGAAGCGACGCCATGGCTTCGCAATATGGTTTCCGATCCGGAACAGCGCACCAATACTGGCGTGTGTTTCGTTCTCCAGGGCGAATATTACGACAGCTTGTCGCCGGAAGATCAGGCGGCGGTTCCTAAGAAAATCGCAGCGAAGCTCGATGAACTGGACGTAGGCTACGACTTCAACGGCTACCGCGATGCGCCGCCAAGCCTGCGCATCTGGTGCGGCGGTACAATTGAGGAAGAGGATTTGCGCCGCCTTCTTCCGTGGATCGAATGGGCTTACGCAGAGCTTCAATCCCAATAA
- the serA gene encoding phosphoglycerate dehydrogenase — protein sequence MTKPKVLISDKMDPNAARIFEERGCDVDVITGETPEELIARIGEYDGLAIRSSTKVTQEVLDAATNLKVIGRAGIGVDNVDIPYASGKGVVVMNTPFGNSITTAEHAIAMVMALARQIPQANTRTQAGEWPKKDFMGIEITGKTLGLIGAGNIGSIVASRALGLKMKVIAFDPFLTEDRAIEIGVEKVDLDGLLARADFITLHTPLTDQTRNILSRENLEKTKPGVRIVNCARGGLIDEAALADLLESGHVAGAALDVFETEPATESPLFGKANFICTPHLGASTTEAQVNVALQVAEQLSDYLVNGGVTNALNMPSLSAEEAPKLRPYMALAENLGSLVGQLAHGNLTKISIEREGAAADLNGKPITGAVLAGFMRRYSDSVNMVNAPYLAKERGMEVREIRNEKEGYYNTLLRVTVETEQGNRSVAGTLFGSEAPRLVNIFGIGIEADLQGHMLYIVNEDAPGFIGRIGSLLGENGINIGNFNLGRREGGGEAVLLLSVDQPIPQEVVDQACALEGVKVVTPLAF from the coding sequence ATGACCAAACCCAAAGTTCTCATCTCCGACAAGATGGACCCGAATGCCGCGCGTATTTTTGAAGAGCGCGGCTGCGATGTAGACGTAATCACCGGCGAAACGCCTGAAGAACTGATTGCCCGTATCGGCGAGTATGATGGCCTCGCCATCCGCTCTTCGACCAAAGTCACGCAGGAAGTGCTCGACGCCGCGACCAATCTGAAAGTGATCGGCCGCGCAGGCATCGGGGTCGACAATGTCGATATCCCCTATGCCAGCGGGAAGGGCGTGGTCGTGATGAACACGCCATTCGGTAATTCGATCACGACCGCAGAGCATGCCATTGCAATGGTGATGGCGCTTGCCCGTCAAATTCCGCAAGCAAATACGCGCACGCAAGCGGGTGAATGGCCCAAGAAGGACTTCATGGGCATCGAGATCACCGGCAAAACGCTGGGCTTGATCGGTGCCGGTAATATCGGTTCAATCGTTGCCAGCCGTGCGCTGGGCTTGAAGATGAAAGTGATCGCTTTCGATCCATTCCTGACCGAGGATCGCGCGATTGAAATCGGCGTCGAGAAGGTTGATTTGGACGGTTTGCTGGCCCGGGCGGACTTTATCACATTGCACACCCCGCTGACCGACCAGACGCGGAATATTCTGAGCCGTGAGAACCTGGAAAAGACAAAACCGGGCGTGCGCATTGTCAATTGCGCGCGCGGCGGTTTGATCGATGAGGCGGCTCTCGCTGATCTGCTGGAAAGCGGTCATGTTGCTGGCGCAGCGCTCGACGTGTTCGAGACCGAGCCTGCCACCGAAAGCCCGCTTTTCGGCAAAGCCAACTTCATTTGCACGCCGCACCTCGGCGCATCGACCACCGAAGCGCAGGTCAATGTCGCGCTGCAAGTGGCCGAGCAATTGTCAGACTATCTCGTCAATGGCGGCGTCACCAATGCGCTCAATATGCCCAGCCTCAGCGCGGAAGAAGCGCCCAAGTTGAGGCCATATATGGCACTGGCAGAGAACCTGGGTTCGCTGGTCGGGCAACTTGCGCATGGCAATCTGACCAAAATCAGTATCGAACGCGAAGGCGCAGCTGCTGACCTCAATGGCAAACCGATCACTGGTGCCGTTCTGGCCGGTTTCATGCGCCGCTATTCGGACAGCGTGAACATGGTGAACGCGCCTTATCTCGCCAAGGAACGCGGCATGGAAGTGCGCGAAATCCGCAACGAGAAGGAAGGGTATTACAATACCCTGTTGCGGGTGACGGTGGAAACCGAGCAGGGCAATCGCTCCGTCGCGGGTACTTTGTTCGGCAGCGAAGCGCCGCGTCTTGTCAATATTTTCGGCATAGGCATCGAAGCCGATTTGCAGGGCCACATGCTCTACATCGTCAACGAGGATGCGCCGGGCTTCATTGGCCGGATCGGTTCGCTTCTGGGTGAGAACGGCATCAATATCGGTAACTTCAACCTTGGTCGCCGGGAAGGCGGGGGTGAGGCGGTGTTGCTGCTGTCTGTCGATCAGCCGATCCCGCAAGAAGTCGTCGATCAAGCCTGCGCGCTCGAGGGTGTGAAGGTTGTGACACCGCTGGCGTTTTAA
- a CDS encoding ATP phosphoribosyltransferase regulatory subunit: MTTNTDDLLPVGLSDRLPREAAIATHAMRAVLGAMDSHGYDRVRPPLVEFEKSMAERMDGIQPRKMFRFVDPVSLRTMALRSDMTVQVGRIAATSLAGAARPLRLCYAGEVATITSDQLDPARQRLQLGAELIGNDSVAAAGELVALAIEALEAAGATGISVDFTLPDLVDVLAVKAMPLNDSQMAAVRRELDTKDAGGLKQAGGESYLPLLYATGDFEKAIEQLAAIDAGGALTSRIDGLKAIAARVSDKARITLDPTERHGFEYQSWFGFTIYAEGVRGALGRGGTYTICGSDEAATGFSLYIDRLIDALDEGGERHTLFLPFGHDTVAATKLRAEGWRTVAALGETDGDPVAIGCTHTLDGVEPTKLG, from the coding sequence ATGACCACGAACACCGATGATCTGCTGCCCGTAGGGCTATCCGACCGCCTCCCGCGCGAAGCCGCGATTGCGACCCATGCAATGCGCGCAGTGTTGGGGGCGATGGACAGTCATGGCTATGATCGTGTGCGTCCGCCGCTGGTCGAGTTCGAGAAATCGATGGCGGAGCGGATGGACGGGATTCAGCCGCGCAAGATGTTCCGCTTTGTCGATCCGGTCAGCCTCCGCACAATGGCATTGCGGTCTGATATGACGGTGCAGGTCGGGCGCATTGCCGCGACATCGCTCGCGGGCGCTGCGCGTCCATTGCGGCTGTGTTATGCGGGTGAAGTCGCCACGATTACCTCCGATCAACTCGATCCCGCGCGCCAGCGCTTGCAGTTAGGCGCCGAGCTGATCGGTAATGATAGCGTTGCGGCAGCGGGCGAATTGGTCGCGTTGGCGATTGAAGCGCTTGAAGCCGCCGGAGCAACCGGCATCTCGGTCGATTTCACGCTGCCCGATCTCGTCGACGTTCTGGCTGTGAAGGCGATGCCGCTCAATGACAGTCAAATGGCTGCGGTACGCCGCGAACTCGACACCAAAGATGCGGGCGGCCTCAAGCAGGCTGGCGGTGAATCCTATTTGCCGCTGCTTTATGCGACCGGCGATTTCGAAAAGGCTATCGAACAGCTCGCTGCCATCGATGCAGGCGGGGCGCTCACATCACGGATAGACGGTCTCAAAGCTATCGCTGCACGTGTATCTGACAAGGCTCGAATTACTCTCGACCCAACCGAACGCCACGGCTTCGAATATCAAAGCTGGTTCGGTTTCACGATCTACGCCGAAGGCGTTCGAGGGGCGTTGGGCCGGGGGGGGACCTACACAATCTGTGGCAGCGACGAAGCTGCGACCGGTTTTTCGCTCTATATCGACCGCTTGATCGATGCATTGGATGAAGGCGGGGAACGCCACACGTTGTTCCTTCCCTTTGGCCACGACACAGTGGCCGCCACCAAGCTGCGCGCCGAGGGATGGCGGACTGTTGCCGCGCTTGGCGAAACCGATGGTGATCCGGTGGCAATCGGCTGTACCCATACGCTTGACGGCGTGGAGCCGACGAAGCTCGGCTGA
- a CDS encoding alpha/beta hydrolase, with protein MRGIWISGAVLAGMLVAGVAHAQQRLPRECRQEIVQLCGSDRSKIRSCLREKRSELSETCASELRERMQQRRAGNRAVPTRMAPQKFDLVTFGDDPRQAIDFYRPMASAGTTDAPPALILFVHGGGWQMGDRARANHAKPSHFQQTGYAYASTGYRLVPNVKVEDQAADIAAAVAKLRADAPELGFDPNRIILMGHSAGAHLAALVATDPTYLGDDLAAIKGVILLDGAGYDAVSTLETAGPLTKRIYEPAFSADPARQAALSPATYVGAPDVSDWLILHVADRARAKAQSEMFAAKLRKAGANAEAVAIPNTDHRRMNTELGTDNLATEKVDAFIAQLTE; from the coding sequence ATGCGCGGAATCTGGATTAGCGGAGCAGTGCTGGCAGGCATGCTTGTGGCAGGCGTAGCCCACGCACAACAGCGGCTGCCGCGCGAGTGCAGGCAGGAAATAGTCCAGCTTTGCGGTTCCGATCGCAGCAAGATACGCAGTTGCCTCCGTGAAAAACGCAGTGAACTCAGCGAAACATGCGCCAGCGAACTGCGCGAGCGGATGCAGCAGCGGCGTGCTGGCAATCGTGCTGTGCCGACACGTATGGCGCCGCAAAAGTTCGATCTTGTGACGTTTGGCGATGATCCGCGGCAAGCTATCGATTTCTACCGGCCCATGGCATCGGCGGGCACCACAGACGCGCCTCCTGCGCTTATCCTGTTCGTCCATGGCGGCGGATGGCAGATGGGCGACCGCGCGCGTGCCAACCATGCCAAGCCTTCGCATTTCCAGCAGACGGGATATGCCTATGCGTCGACCGGATACCGGTTGGTACCTAATGTTAAAGTAGAGGATCAGGCCGCAGATATCGCAGCAGCCGTCGCTAAGCTGCGCGCTGATGCGCCGGAACTTGGCTTCGACCCGAACCGGATCATCCTGATGGGCCATAGTGCAGGCGCGCACCTGGCCGCGCTGGTTGCGACCGACCCGACCTATCTCGGCGATGATCTGGCCGCTATCAAAGGCGTAATCCTGCTCGATGGGGCTGGCTACGATGCTGTGAGCACTTTGGAGACCGCCGGACCACTAACGAAGCGGATTTACGAGCCAGCCTTCAGCGCCGACCCCGCGCGACAGGCTGCCCTGTCGCCAGCGACCTATGTGGGCGCTCCCGATGTCTCGGACTGGCTGATCCTGCACGTAGCGGATCGTGCCAGAGCGAAGGCACAATCGGAAATGTTCGCGGCGAAACTGCGCAAGGCCGGAGCCAATGCCGAGGCGGTGGCGATCCCAAATACCGATCACCGCCGGATGAATACCGAACTTGGCACCGACAATTTGGCAACGGAAAAGGTGGACGCGTTTATTGCGCAGTTGACCGAGTAG